The window CTGCTCGGTTTATTAGGCACATTGATTGACCATAAATGGTTGATCGGGGCCATCACCGGGGCGTTCATGGTGACCGGTGCCGCGTATTCGGTTTTATCGCCACCCGTGTATCTGGCGAACGCGCTGGTTCAGGTCGAGCCGAAAAAGAACGACATGCTGGGGTTCTCGGATATTAGCAGCATGCTCGGTGGGCAATCACCGGCGGCAACTGAGATCGGCATCATCAAGTCCCGCGCGGTCATCGGTAAAACGGTCGATGATCTGCGTCTTGATATTGTGATCACCCCCAACACCTTTCCCGTTATCGGCGGCTTTCTCGCACGGCGATATAAAAGTACGCCAACGGAAACGGTTTCGCCGCCGCGCTTTGGCATGAGCAGTTATGCATGGGGCGGCGAGCGCCTTGATATCGAACAGCTGCATCTGCCGAATGAGCTGCTGGGCAAGAAACTGACGCTGGTTGCCGAAGAGCGCAATCGGTTCAAGCTCTACGACGACAATGGCGGTTTGTTGGCCGACGGAGTTACAGGCGAGTCCGTCGCGCAGGAGGGTGTCGAGGTGCTCATCGCGAGCATGATCGCGAATCCAGGCACTAAATTTGAAGTGGTGCGCAATCCACGTATCGTCACCATTCAGAATTACCAGGACGCCCTCGAAGTCTCCGAGCAAGGTAAAGAGTCGGGCATTATAAGCCTGGCCCTGGCCAGCACCGATTACGCCATGGCGGTGAAGATTCTCAACAAGATCTCAAGGCTTTACGTGCAGCAGAATGTGCAACGCACTTCTGCCGAGGCGGCCCAGAGTCTGGAGTTTCTGCAGGCGCAACTTCCGCAAGTCAAAGACGATCTGGTCAAAGCCAGCAACGCGCTGAACAGCTATCAAACCCGCGGCAATACGGTAAACATCTCGCTCGAAACCAAGTCTGTCCTGGAACAGATTGTGGTGCTGGATACGCGCATTTCGGACCTGAAACTCCAGCAAGCGGACATGGATCGAAAGTTCACCCGAGAGCACCCGGCCTACCGTGCCTTGATGGCTCAGATGGGTGATTTGAACAAGCAGCGACAAGGGTTGGAAAAGAAGGTCCAAGGGCTGCCAGCGACACAGCAGGAACTGTTAAACCTGACCCGTGACGTGGAAGTAGCAACACAGATCTATACCCAACTTCTGAATAAATCCCAGGAGCTGGACATCGTCAGGGCAGGGGCGGTCGGCAATGCGCGGCTGATTGATACGGCGGACGTCGACATCACCACCCCGGTCAAACCCCGCAAAGCCCTGATCGTCCTGATTGCAACTTTCCTGGGGGGCTTTGTCGGTGTTGCCCTGGTGTTAGTGCGTAAATCGCTGGGCAGAGGACTCGAAGGGCCGGAAGCCATCGAGCAACTTGGGCTGCCCGTTTATGCCTCCATTCCTTACAGCACCCTGCAACAGGAAGAGGACACTAAAAAAGTCCGGCTCGACGACGGCGACAACAGCCAGTCGTTTCTATTGGCCCTGCGTAACCCCACCGACCTGTCGATCGAATCGATACGCAGCCTGCGAACTTGCCTGCACTTTGCCGGGCTGGATGCGACCAACAACCGGATCATGATTTCCGGTCCGAGCCCTCAGGTTGGCAAGACGTTTGTCTCTTCTAACCTGGCCGCGGTCATTGCGCAAAGCGGGCAGAGGGTCGTCCTGATCGATGCTGATATGCGCAAAGGTCATCTGCACAAAACGTTAGCGACTCCAATCAGCAATGGCTTGTCCGATCTGTTGACCAAGCGCTGCAGCATTGAGCAAGCGAT is drawn from Pseudomonas sp. 31-12 and contains these coding sequences:
- a CDS encoding polysaccharide biosynthesis tyrosine autokinase, coding for MQLPSVINTRDQDKDEIDLLGLLGTLIDHKWLIGAITGAFMVTGAAYSVLSPPVYLANALVQVEPKKNDMLGFSDISSMLGGQSPAATEIGIIKSRAVIGKTVDDLRLDIVITPNTFPVIGGFLARRYKSTPTETVSPPRFGMSSYAWGGERLDIEQLHLPNELLGKKLTLVAEERNRFKLYDDNGGLLADGVTGESVAQEGVEVLIASMIANPGTKFEVVRNPRIVTIQNYQDALEVSEQGKESGIISLALASTDYAMAVKILNKISRLYVQQNVQRTSAEAAQSLEFLQAQLPQVKDDLVKASNALNSYQTRGNTVNISLETKSVLEQIVVLDTRISDLKLQQADMDRKFTREHPAYRALMAQMGDLNKQRQGLEKKVQGLPATQQELLNLTRDVEVATQIYTQLLNKSQELDIVRAGAVGNARLIDTADVDITTPVKPRKALIVLIATFLGGFVGVALVLVRKSLGRGLEGPEAIEQLGLPVYASIPYSTLQQEEDTKKVRLDDGDNSQSFLLALRNPTDLSIESIRSLRTCLHFAGLDATNNRIMISGPSPQVGKTFVSSNLAAVIAQSGQRVVLIDADMRKGHLHKTLATPISNGLSDLLTKRCSIEQAINKLEIENLHFISRGQVPPNPSELLMHANFRALLAELSELYDVVIIDTPPLLAVTDAAIVGREAAINLIVTRFGVNPAKEIELTIRRFAQNGIELKGAIFNGVEKRASSYYGNGSYGYYNYEYASDKS